A single genomic interval of Acidobacteriota bacterium harbors:
- a CDS encoding HEPN domain-containing protein: MSSGPVRGGSPREADLNVDQRVEYWDSLAEYDLVTAETMLAGGRLLYVGFMCHQTVEKALKALHWFVSGAEPERIHSLTRLARSTGIAGELSEGHRDLLDVLDPLNLEARYPTDKERILASLTKERCENILDETRRLFAWLRRKYGR; encoded by the coding sequence ATGTCTTCAGGTCCCGTCCGTGGAGGGAGCCCGAGGGAGGCGGATTTGAACGTCGATCAGCGCGTGGAGTACTGGGATTCCCTGGCCGAGTACGACCTGGTTACGGCGGAGACGATGCTGGCCGGGGGGCGTCTCCTCTATGTCGGCTTCATGTGCCACCAGACCGTTGAAAAAGCGCTCAAGGCGTTGCATTGGTTCGTTTCCGGCGCCGAACCGGAGCGCATCCACTCCTTGACGCGATTGGCCCGCTCGACGGGGATTGCCGGGGAACTCTCCGAGGGTCACCGGGATCTCCTGGACGTCCTGGATCCCCTCAACCTCGAGGCCCGCTACCCCACCGACAAGGAACGTATTCTCGCGTCGCTGACGAAGGAGAGGTGCGAGAATATCCTGGATGAGACGAGGAGGCTGTTCGCATGGCTCCGGCGGAAATACGGGCGATAG
- a CDS encoding nucleotidyltransferase domain-containing protein: MAPAEIRAIARSYGRRVRSVLSPKMVVLFGSQVGGEAGPSSDIDIAVVVDRVEGDYLDVQAALYRARREIDDRIEPVLLESDRDPSGFLESVLARGEVIFPEPVEPAG, encoded by the coding sequence ATGGCTCCGGCGGAAATACGGGCGATAGCCAGAAGTTACGGGCGAAGGGTCCGGTCAGTCCTCTCCCCGAAGATGGTCGTCCTCTTCGGCTCCCAGGTCGGAGGGGAGGCAGGCCCCTCCAGCGACATCGACATCGCCGTGGTGGTGGATCGGGTGGAGGGGGACTACCTGGACGTCCAGGCCGCCCTCTACCGGGCCCGGCGGGAGATCGACGACCGGATCGAGCCCGTCCTCCTCGAATCGGACCGCGACCCGAGCGGCTTCCTCGAGTCCGTCCTGGCCCGGGGCGAGGTGATCTTTCCGGAACCTGTTGAACCGGCCGGGTGA
- a CDS encoding FG-GAP repeat protein produces MEKLTRGVTGMVLFLCLAGVLPALTVGDTTVYGRQAYQVTWLDNDGLERTATINKSSATGFQGVCHHLTYYNGATLVDVWGVSQNPSFPGDSGFGSSTHHGCSTHHASAGTVTLTYQGAHMAVFTWTQTIDSTPETITYVFMDGHDYFQWANTVDARNGTAQGDSRGPYCTMFWDGASTFTTADGMEFDANGSFRMPTITSGSANLLNGNWTWTGKRSSSQPLGATDIPYCREWDNGCEVGFVQTQTYAQQLAGDPTWSCSANNIGSSGTQLNGSNNWALDFQMNVYDGAKKITWGMPYGYMNNTVANTDINGVPENGLKSGWGQYSLSIVFDAASEGGVLRVRDENRRIHDGTVTFSASTGAVKATGPVGMANPAIQALSPAGYDHNYRAFWVTAAGNAALVNLNLSSGSLQNPTLRIDGLATSPAGVTLNSVALVADTDYYLSWNATAGEAWITLKRTLTGSNVIQVGQVADYLTLSSPNGGESWASGTVHPVTWAGSGTIPSVRVELSTNGGSAWTTLETAAPNTGSYSWTIPASYSSQCRIKVTSTGDGALTDTSDANFTIVERVADVVFSVNTGSGVHAISPYIYGANLHAIDSWEGTGRNLTFGRMGGDRYTAYNWENNASNAGVYDWGYDWEGQNDAYLGGGDTPGNAMGQRISVLHNAGAAALVTVPIEGYVAADKNGGGDVINTPDYLATRFRQGIAKKGSAFTLTPSTADAVSYQDEFVNWIVTNHAWNGSALGQKIFFGLDNEPDLWYATHRRIHPDPANPTQGLKATFAEVIGKNIEFAGAIKDVIPAATVFGGVLSGYYGFVALSDPSDRAGRHFIDTWLDSMASAHSSQGRRLVDVLDLHWYPEVRNGDIHSGPRVTNEDTDAAMAALRVQAPRSLWDPAYVENSWIAVDYLGNQAIRLIPDMKTRIAAHYPGTKLAFTEYYYGGGEHISGAIAEADVLGIFGREDVFAATLWRTGDNAGSFTFGGFAMFRNFDGLFGAFGDTSVQASTGNIADTSVYASLQGGNPARMVIVGINKTTTARTADVQITGPMTYTRGRVFHLTSASPVPQAAGTPTLEADNTFFLDMPAMSVVTVELETPLPCDFNSDAKTDLLWRNLSSGAASVWYLNGSGYSGSAPIATVDPAWEIAGSADFNKDGQTDVFWRHPASGTNSVWLMNGTTPAGSAAIPTVPAPWTVAGLGDFDNDGNPDLLWRNTASGDNSVWYLNGASVTGSGYVPGVAAAWTVAGLADFDGDGKVDILWRNPSSGANSIWYMNGTTVAGGGYVPPVSSPWTVGALADFNGDRKPDILWHNTATGDLSYWYLNNNAVTSTGPFTTVADTNWRLMN; encoded by the coding sequence ATGGAGAAGTTGACGAGAGGCGTGACGGGGATGGTGCTGTTCCTGTGCCTGGCCGGGGTGCTTCCGGCCCTGACGGTGGGGGACACCACGGTGTACGGACGGCAGGCGTACCAGGTGACCTGGTTGGACAACGACGGCCTGGAGCGCACCGCGACCATCAACAAGAGTTCGGCCACGGGGTTCCAGGGGGTCTGCCACCACCTGACCTACTACAACGGCGCCACCCTGGTGGACGTCTGGGGCGTCAGCCAGAACCCCTCCTTCCCGGGAGATTCGGGCTTCGGGTCCTCCACCCACCACGGGTGCAGCACCCACCACGCCTCGGCGGGGACGGTGACCCTGACGTACCAGGGCGCCCACATGGCGGTGTTCACCTGGACCCAGACCATCGACAGCACCCCCGAAACCATCACCTACGTCTTCATGGACGGCCACGACTACTTCCAGTGGGCCAACACCGTGGACGCCCGCAACGGTACCGCCCAGGGCGACTCGCGCGGGCCCTACTGCACCATGTTCTGGGACGGCGCCTCGACCTTCACCACGGCGGACGGCATGGAGTTCGACGCCAACGGCTCCTTCCGCATGCCCACCATCACGTCGGGGTCGGCCAACCTGCTGAACGGGAACTGGACCTGGACCGGCAAGCGAAGTTCCTCCCAGCCCCTCGGCGCCACCGACATCCCCTACTGCCGGGAGTGGGACAACGGCTGCGAGGTGGGGTTCGTCCAGACCCAGACCTACGCCCAGCAACTGGCCGGCGACCCCACGTGGTCGTGCAGCGCCAACAACATCGGTTCCTCGGGCACCCAGCTCAACGGGAGCAACAACTGGGCACTGGACTTCCAGATGAACGTCTACGACGGGGCCAAGAAGATCACCTGGGGGATGCCCTACGGCTACATGAACAACACCGTGGCCAACACCGACATCAACGGGGTCCCGGAGAACGGGCTCAAAAGCGGGTGGGGGCAGTACTCCCTCTCCATCGTCTTCGATGCGGCCTCGGAGGGCGGGGTGCTTCGGGTCCGGGACGAGAACCGGCGCATCCACGACGGGACCGTCACCTTCAGCGCCAGCACCGGCGCCGTGAAGGCCACGGGGCCGGTCGGGATGGCCAACCCGGCCATCCAGGCCCTCTCCCCGGCCGGCTACGACCACAACTACCGGGCCTTCTGGGTCACCGCCGCCGGCAACGCCGCCCTCGTCAACCTCAACCTGAGCAGCGGGAGCCTCCAGAACCCCACGCTGCGCATCGACGGCCTGGCCACCTCTCCCGCGGGTGTGACGCTCAATTCCGTGGCGCTGGTGGCGGACACCGATTACTACCTGTCCTGGAACGCGACGGCGGGCGAGGCCTGGATCACCCTGAAGCGGACCCTGACGGGCAGCAACGTCATCCAGGTGGGGCAGGTAGCCGACTACCTGACCCTGTCCTCGCCCAACGGCGGGGAGAGCTGGGCGTCCGGGACCGTCCACCCCGTCACCTGGGCCGGATCCGGCACCATCCCCTCCGTCCGGGTCGAGCTGTCCACCAACGGGGGTTCCGCCTGGACCACCCTCGAGACCGCCGCCCCCAACACGGGGAGTTACAGCTGGACCATCCCGGCTTCCTATTCCAGCCAGTGCCGCATCAAGGTGACCAGCACGGGGGACGGCGCCCTGACCGACACCAGCGACGCCAACTTCACCATCGTGGAGCGCGTGGCCGACGTGGTCTTCAGCGTGAACACCGGCAGCGGCGTCCACGCCATCTCGCCCTACATCTACGGCGCCAACCTGCACGCCATCGACAGCTGGGAAGGCACGGGGCGGAACCTGACCTTCGGCCGGATGGGCGGCGACCGCTACACCGCCTACAACTGGGAAAACAACGCCTCCAACGCCGGTGTCTACGACTGGGGCTACGACTGGGAAGGCCAGAACGACGCCTACCTCGGCGGCGGGGACACCCCGGGCAACGCCATGGGGCAGCGCATTTCGGTCCTCCACAACGCCGGGGCCGCCGCCCTGGTGACGGTCCCCATCGAGGGGTACGTGGCGGCCGACAAGAACGGCGGCGGGGACGTCATCAACACGCCCGACTACCTCGCCACCCGCTTCCGTCAGGGCATCGCGAAGAAAGGCTCGGCCTTCACCCTCACGCCCAGCACCGCCGACGCCGTCTCCTACCAGGACGAGTTCGTCAACTGGATCGTCACCAACCACGCCTGGAACGGCAGCGCTCTCGGCCAGAAGATCTTCTTCGGCCTGGACAACGAGCCCGACCTCTGGTATGCCACGCACCGGCGCATCCACCCCGACCCGGCCAACCCGACCCAGGGGCTCAAGGCCACCTTCGCCGAGGTCATCGGCAAGAACATCGAGTTCGCCGGCGCCATCAAGGACGTGATCCCTGCCGCCACCGTTTTCGGCGGGGTCCTCTCCGGCTATTACGGCTTCGTGGCCCTTTCCGACCCGTCGGACCGCGCCGGGCGGCACTTCATCGACACCTGGCTCGACTCCATGGCCTCGGCCCACTCCTCCCAGGGGAGGCGCCTCGTCGACGTCCTCGACCTCCACTGGTACCCCGAGGTCCGCAACGGCGACATCCACAGCGGCCCGCGGGTCACCAACGAGGACACCGACGCCGCCATGGCCGCCCTGCGGGTCCAGGCGCCGCGCTCGCTGTGGGACCCCGCCTACGTCGAGAACAGCTGGATCGCCGTCGACTACCTCGGGAACCAGGCCATCCGCCTGATCCCCGACATGAAGACGCGCATCGCCGCCCACTACCCCGGGACGAAGCTGGCTTTCACCGAGTACTACTACGGCGGCGGCGAGCACATCTCGGGCGCCATCGCCGAGGCGGACGTCCTGGGGATCTTCGGCCGCGAGGACGTCTTCGCCGCCACCCTCTGGCGCACGGGCGACAACGCCGGCAGCTTCACCTTCGGCGGCTTCGCCATGTTCCGCAACTTCGACGGGCTCTTCGGCGCCTTCGGGGACACCTCCGTCCAGGCGTCCACGGGGAACATCGCCGACACCTCGGTCTACGCCAGCCTGCAGGGCGGCAACCCCGCCCGGATGGTCATCGTGGGCATCAACAAGACCACGACGGCCAGGACGGCGGACGTCCAGATCACGGGCCCGATGACCTACACCCGCGGACGGGTCTTCCATCTGACCTCCGCCTCCCCGGTCCCCCAGGCCGCCGGGACGCCGACCCTCGAGGCCGACAACACCTTCTTCCTCGACATGCCCGCCATGAGCGTGGTCACCGTGGAACTGGAAACCCCGCTCCCCTGCGACTTCAACAGCGACGCGAAGACGGACCTCCTCTGGCGGAACCTCTCCAGCGGCGCCGCGTCGGTGTGGTACCTCAACGGGAGTGGCTACTCGGGCTCCGCCCCCATCGCCACCGTCGACCCCGCCTGGGAGATTGCCGGGAGCGCCGATTTCAACAAGGACGGGCAGACCGACGTCTTCTGGCGGCACCCCGCCTCGGGCACCAACTCCGTCTGGCTGATGAACGGCACCACCCCTGCCGGTTCGGCCGCCATCCCCACCGTCCCCGCGCCATGGACGGTGGCCGGCCTCGGCGACTTCGACAACGACGGCAACCCCGACCTGCTCTGGCGCAACACCGCCAGCGGGGACAACTCGGTCTGGTATCTCAACGGCGCCTCCGTCACGGGCAGCGGCTACGTGCCCGGCGTCGCCGCCGCCTGGACCGTCGCCGGCCTGGCCGATTTCGACGGCGACGGGAAGGTGGACATCCTCTGGCGCAACCCGTCGTCCGGGGCGAACTCCATCTGGTACATGAACGGGACCACCGTCGCCGGCGGCGGTTACGTCCCCCCCGTGAGCAGCCCCTGGACCGTGGGCGCCCTGGCCGACTTCAACGGCGACCGCAAACCTGACATCCTCTGGCACAACACCGCCACGGGCGACCTGTCGTACTGGTACCTGAACAACAACGCCGTGACGTCCACCGGGCCCTTCACCACGGTGGCCGACACCAACTGGAGGCTGATGAACTGA
- a CDS encoding outer membrane protein transport protein — MIRTKPIILMALFFVALVGAARADGFAINEQGARAMAQAGAFAARASDPSALFFNPAGITQLEGIQFYTGGTAIKQKSTWDGPGVSVDSNDKWELPPHFFMTTPLGDRFHLGVGLYAPYGLSKRWPDSFPGKYSSQLVNLQVLCLNPVLAVKVNDRFSVGFGFDIVRAMARLDRALYLQGLSNQIFGGYPLDDGYFSADVKDTHYGFNAGVQWKITDRLSFGASYRSQVRLKLEGRLDLTTPVTGVSAIDAQLAALFPDQDCETRVTLPDQAWFGLGGKLTDWWDTEVDAQWIHWTDYDELPFYFDQQTAVIRNTVIPKNWGNGWAIRWGHEFHLDKHHDIRAGFYVDGAPNPDATLDPMLPDSTRLSFQGGYGWHKGPWTVDFAYMFLHFIKRDINTNPAYGIVPNTGSYRSHGHLIGLSMGYRF, encoded by the coding sequence ATGATCCGCACTAAACCTATCATTCTAATGGCATTGTTTTTCGTCGCCCTCGTCGGGGCCGCCCGTGCCGACGGGTTCGCCATCAACGAGCAGGGCGCCCGCGCCATGGCCCAGGCCGGGGCGTTCGCCGCCCGGGCGTCGGACCCTTCGGCCCTCTTCTTCAACCCCGCGGGGATCACGCAGCTGGAGGGGATCCAGTTTTACACCGGCGGCACCGCCATCAAGCAGAAATCCACCTGGGACGGGCCCGGTGTTTCGGTGGACTCCAACGACAAGTGGGAACTCCCGCCCCACTTCTTCATGACCACCCCGCTCGGCGACCGCTTTCACCTGGGCGTCGGGCTCTACGCGCCCTACGGCCTGAGCAAGCGCTGGCCCGACTCCTTCCCCGGCAAGTACAGCTCCCAGCTGGTGAACCTGCAGGTGCTCTGCCTCAACCCCGTGCTGGCGGTGAAGGTCAACGACCGTTTCAGCGTGGGGTTCGGCTTCGACATCGTCCGGGCCATGGCGCGGCTGGACCGGGCCCTGTACCTCCAGGGGCTCTCCAACCAGATCTTCGGCGGTTACCCTCTCGACGACGGGTATTTCAGCGCCGACGTCAAGGACACCCACTACGGCTTCAACGCGGGCGTCCAGTGGAAGATCACCGACCGGCTCAGCTTCGGCGCCTCCTACCGGAGCCAGGTGCGCCTGAAGCTGGAAGGCCGGCTCGACCTCACCACCCCGGTCACGGGGGTTTCGGCCATCGACGCGCAGCTGGCGGCTCTCTTCCCCGACCAGGACTGCGAGACCCGGGTCACGCTCCCCGACCAGGCCTGGTTCGGCCTCGGCGGCAAGCTCACCGACTGGTGGGACACCGAGGTGGACGCCCAGTGGATCCACTGGACCGATTACGACGAACTGCCCTTCTACTTCGACCAGCAGACGGCGGTCATCCGGAACACGGTCATCCCCAAGAACTGGGGCAACGGCTGGGCCATCCGCTGGGGGCACGAGTTCCACCTGGACAAGCACCACGACATCCGCGCCGGCTTCTACGTGGACGGGGCGCCCAACCCCGACGCCACCCTCGACCCCATGCTGCCCGACTCCACTCGCCTCTCGTTCCAGGGAGGCTACGGCTGGCACAAGGGCCCGTGGACCGTGGATTTCGCCTACATGTTCCTGCACTTCATCAAGCGCGACATCAACACCAACCCCGCCTACGGCATCGTGCCCAACACCGGGTCGTACCGCTCCCACGGCCACCTCATCGGCCTGTCCATGGGGTACCGTTTTTGA
- a CDS encoding aldo/keto reductase yields MIENRPFGRTGESLPVLGLGCQRIVDTNGCGEGQALAVLHAALDRGLRYFDTAWVYALGQSEERVGKVAEHRRNEMWIATKTLERTRDGALRQLEESLGRLRTDRVDEWRLHCVNDRAELDRCFAPDGAIHALTEARAQGLVRYLGITGHSDAGVLAEAIRRFPFDSVLFTAAPVDPGHPDFLGELLPTARARGAAVVGMRALAGGSLRDLCPEALRYGLGLPLSILLVGCSTVAQLEKDVAIAETCIPFEDPERLDFLRRALLVPIRNRPF; encoded by the coding sequence ATGATCGAGAACAGGCCCTTCGGGCGGACCGGCGAGAGCCTGCCCGTCCTGGGCCTCGGCTGCCAACGGATTGTGGACACCAACGGCTGTGGGGAGGGCCAGGCCCTGGCGGTTCTCCATGCCGCCCTCGACCGTGGCCTGCGTTATTTCGACACCGCCTGGGTGTACGCTCTCGGCCAGTCCGAGGAACGGGTCGGAAAAGTCGCAGAACATCGCCGGAACGAGATGTGGATCGCCACCAAGACCCTGGAGAGGACGCGAGACGGCGCCCTTCGACAGCTGGAAGAGAGCCTGGGGCGCCTCCGGACCGACCGGGTGGATGAATGGCGTCTTCACTGCGTGAACGACCGGGCGGAACTGGACCGGTGCTTCGCCCCCGACGGGGCGATCCATGCGTTGACGGAGGCCCGTGCCCAGGGCTTGGTCCGTTACCTGGGGATTACCGGCCACAGTGACGCGGGGGTCCTGGCCGAAGCGATCCGCCGGTTCCCTTTCGACAGCGTTCTCTTTACGGCCGCCCCTGTCGACCCGGGCCACCCGGATTTTCTGGGTGAACTGCTCCCAACTGCCCGTGCCCGCGGTGCAGCCGTCGTCGGGATGCGGGCCCTGGCAGGGGGATCGCTTCGCGATCTCTGCCCGGAGGCACTGCGCTACGGCTTGGGGCTGCCATTGAGCATCCTTCTCGTGGGGTGTTCGACCGTGGCCCAACTCGAAAAGGACGTGGCGATCGCCGAAACCTGCATCCCTTTCGAGGACCCGGAGAGGCTCGATTTTCTTCGTCGCGCCCTGCTCGTGCCGATCCGGAATCGACCTTTCTGA
- a CDS encoding DegT/DnrJ/EryC1/StrS family aminotransferase: MKSRISGQSDRFPPNAEPAGRVSSLFVDRWRQPGEAEADLVQELTRCDEISGVTRAVREFETRWRRWSGARHALTTMNGSAALFAAYFGLGIGPGDEVICPTYTWINTVGPALLLGARPVFCECEPETLLIDPSDARRRITPRTRAIVAVHLWGNVCDMDALLALRRDTGIHIVEDCSHAHGATWKGKVVGTVGDAGCWSLQGAKLVSAGEGGVLATGDPRVFERACLVGQLSRMGALNCREHVELQPFGLGMKLRAHPLGIAIAGVGLDRLPEVNRRRRAWVETVEAGLSGVPGFRTVKVVPDAERVWYREFPVLHLPEEHRGTLTPEVIDALKGLGVPASGGGFPLLHRLPLFEKGFDLFTRERGPLGDGFQGYREGDLPHTEEAHRRLVFFPVLTQPDPDAAGFLVDRVRSLAIGLAGDRG; this comes from the coding sequence GTGAAGAGTCGGATCTCAGGACAGTCGGACCGTTTTCCGCCGAACGCTGAACCCGCCGGCCGGGTTTCATCGCTCTTCGTGGACCGGTGGCGGCAACCGGGTGAGGCCGAGGCCGACCTGGTCCAGGAACTGACCCGCTGCGACGAGATTTCCGGCGTCACGCGGGCGGTGCGGGAGTTCGAAACCCGGTGGCGCCGGTGGAGCGGCGCTCGGCACGCATTGACCACGATGAACGGCTCCGCGGCGCTCTTCGCGGCCTATTTCGGGTTGGGGATCGGGCCTGGCGACGAGGTGATCTGCCCCACCTACACATGGATCAACACTGTCGGACCGGCCCTCCTGCTTGGCGCCCGCCCCGTTTTCTGCGAGTGCGAGCCGGAGACACTCCTCATTGACCCGTCGGATGCGCGCCGCCGGATTACGCCCCGCACCCGGGCCATCGTGGCGGTACACCTGTGGGGAAATGTCTGTGACATGGACGCACTGCTGGCCCTTCGGCGGGACACCGGCATCCACATTGTCGAGGACTGCTCCCACGCCCACGGCGCCACCTGGAAAGGCAAGGTCGTCGGCACAGTGGGCGATGCCGGGTGCTGGAGCCTCCAGGGGGCCAAACTCGTCAGCGCGGGTGAGGGGGGAGTCCTCGCGACCGGCGATCCCCGCGTGTTCGAGCGGGCCTGCCTCGTGGGTCAGTTAAGCCGGATGGGGGCTCTCAATTGCCGCGAGCACGTGGAATTACAACCCTTCGGCCTCGGCATGAAGCTTCGGGCCCATCCCCTGGGGATCGCCATCGCCGGAGTCGGGCTGGACCGACTGCCCGAAGTGAATCGCCGGCGGCGTGCGTGGGTCGAGACCGTGGAGGCCGGTCTGTCGGGTGTGCCTGGTTTCAGGACGGTGAAGGTCGTCCCCGACGCGGAGCGGGTCTGGTATCGGGAATTCCCGGTCCTCCACCTTCCCGAGGAGCATCGCGGCACGTTGACCCCCGAGGTGATCGACGCTCTGAAGGGCCTCGGCGTCCCGGCTTCCGGCGGGGGCTTCCCCTTGCTTCACCGCCTGCCGCTTTTCGAAAAGGGATTCGACCTGTTCACCCGCGAGAGGGGCCCCTTGGGCGACGGTTTCCAGGGTTACCGGGAGGGGGACCTGCCGCATACGGAGGAGGCTCACCGTCGCCTGGTTTTCTTCCCGGTTCTGACACAGCCGGACCCCGACGCGGCCGGTTTCCTGGTCGACCGGGTGCGCTCACTGGCGATCGGGCTGGCGGGGGACCGGGGCTGA
- a CDS encoding glycosyltransferase has translation MARIRIWFTDFWGGFDPRDNYLVSVLGKHFDLEVNPRADVLVHCVFGWKHLRYACPRVCFTVENTRPDYRRSDYHVGFDLEPHPRYLRWPVFLCYYPPGLLLGPRDIDGILKRKTRFCGFVVSNPNARERIDLFHALSAYRRVDSGGRVLNTLGCRVPDKVAFLRECRFAIAYENSSHPGYTTEKIYEAFLAGAVPIYWGSPRVEEDFNPAAFINAHRFASLGELVDHVRIVDRDEALYRGYLSEPCFAGDKVPEAFREERLVAFFDGIFASGEKVSRVARPTDRALYLAKTVQKGALDLFRKITGKKARERARQGQAPPFGKPLPGTGESEG, from the coding sequence ATGGCAAGGATCCGGATCTGGTTCACCGACTTCTGGGGGGGCTTCGACCCCCGGGACAACTACCTGGTCTCGGTGCTGGGGAAACACTTCGACCTCGAGGTCAACCCCCGGGCGGACGTCCTGGTCCACTGCGTCTTCGGCTGGAAGCACCTGCGGTACGCCTGCCCCCGGGTCTGCTTCACCGTGGAGAACACCCGGCCGGACTACCGGCGGAGCGACTACCACGTCGGCTTCGACCTCGAACCCCACCCGCGCTACCTCCGGTGGCCGGTCTTCCTCTGCTACTATCCCCCGGGACTCCTGCTGGGCCCGCGGGACATCGACGGGATCCTGAAACGGAAGACGCGCTTCTGCGGTTTCGTGGTGAGCAACCCGAACGCCCGGGAGCGGATCGACCTCTTCCACGCCCTGTCCGCCTACCGGCGGGTCGATTCCGGGGGAAGGGTCCTCAACACCCTGGGCTGCCGGGTCCCCGACAAGGTGGCGTTCCTCCGGGAGTGCCGCTTCGCCATCGCCTACGAGAACTCGTCCCACCCCGGCTACACCACCGAGAAGATCTACGAGGCCTTCCTGGCCGGCGCCGTGCCCATCTACTGGGGAAGCCCCCGGGTGGAGGAGGATTTCAACCCCGCGGCGTTCATCAATGCCCACCGCTTCGCCTCCCTCGGGGAACTGGTCGATCATGTCCGGATCGTTGACCGGGACGAGGCCCTTTACCGCGGGTATCTCTCCGAACCCTGCTTCGCGGGCGACAAGGTCCCGGAAGCCTTCCGCGAGGAACGGCTGGTCGCCTTCTTCGACGGGATTTTCGCTTCCGGGGAAAAGGTTTCCCGGGTCGCGAGGCCGACGGACCGGGCGCTTTACCTGGCGAAGACCGTTCAGAAGGGCGCCCTGGACCTGTTCCGAAAAATCACCGGCAAGAAAGCCCGGGAGAGAGCGCGGCAAGGGCAGGCCCCCCCATTTGGGAAGCCCTTGCCCGGCACGGGGGAGTCGGAAGGGTGA